From Methylococcus capsulatus:
AGATATCCGGAACTTGTGTGGGCCATTTCGTAGTGTGGAAAAACGTCGAACTTCGAGGCAAGGGCACGGCCCCGACCTTGTTCGGGGCCGGTGGCGGCACGGTGTTGACCATCCTGGGAGCGACTAACAAGGTCAAGGTCAAGAATCTCACTATCACCGGTGGCGGCGGCGTTGGCGATGGCGCTGGCATTCTCAACTACGGCGACCTGACGCTGGTCGGTTCGACGGTCGTCGGGAACAATGCCGTGAATCATGGCGGCGGGATTTACAATTACGGCACGACCACACTCAAGCAGTCACTGGTCACCGGCAACAGCGCCGGGTTGGACGGCGCCGGCATCTACAACAACAGTTCGGCCTCCGGTTGGGGATCCCTGTCGCTGTATGGATCCGAGGTGACCGGCAACAAGGCCGGCGGCGGTGGCGGTGGGATCTACAGTTTTGGTTCCGCCAACCTCAAAAATTCCGTACTAAACGGCAACCAAGCCGGCGGAGACGGCGGTGGACTCAAGTGTGCCCAGGGCTCGATCACCACCGTCACCGGTTCCGTGATCACCGGCAACATCGCGGCCAGCAACGGCGGGGTGTCGGGCACCGTCACCTTCAAAGGCAAACAGTCGACGATCAGCGGCAATCTGCCCGACGGTCCTTGAGAAGCATCGCTGCGCTAGCCGCTCTCGAAATCCCGCCCGGCGCACCCTCTGCGCCTGGCGGCCGGTCGGGATTCATGTGGCCGCCGGCTGGATGCGGCGGCTCTTACGAGGAGCCCAGGCAGTGGTTCGCGGCCTGATTGCTCATGATGACCAGGTCGAACGGGAATTCCCCTTTCTGATTGAAATGCACGGCGTCGGCTTTGCTGATCCGCTGCGATATCTCCTTTGCCATGCACTCGCATATCCGCCCTAACTCCTGATCGTTCTTGACGAGGTTGTCGGGATCGCTCTGCTGCCCCTTGATGCATTTCTCGACATAAAGTTTTTCGAAGATCTGGTGCTCGGACTGAGTCACCGGAATGTGTGGAGGAGCGGAACTCGTCGTGGCGGCCGGCGCTGCAGTCTTGGTTTCGGGGGTTTCGCTGCCGCAGCCGGCCAGCAGGACGGCGGTCGCGGTGAGGCCGGCCAGGGTCCGGCGGAAAGCTTGATCTTGGTCCATGGGATGCCCTCGGGACGGGGTTGTGGATGGAATCTGGGGGTTACGACAGGAGAGGCACTTTACCCAGCCGGGGCCGTGAAGGGCAAGCCCCGCCCGCCAGCTACCCGGCCACATTGATTTTCGGAGAACCTCTTCTATAGTAAAAATCTCCTGCAACCCTTATGTTGGAGATTGATATGAAAAAGCTGTGCGCCTTGCTTTTGTTCATGTTTTTCAGCCTTGCAGCCTGGGCTGAGCCGCTGGATATCAACACCGCAACCGCCGAGGAAATCGCCGCGACGATGACCGGCGTGGGAAAAGCCAAGGCAGAGGCGATCGTGAAGGACCGTGAGGCTCACGGCAACTTCAAGTCAGTCGACGATCTCAAGCGTGTCAAGGGAATCAAGGAAGGCATTCTGGCCAAGAATCGTGACAAGATCACCGTTAAGGGCGAGGCGGTGGCCTCGCCGGTGCCGGCCGTCGCCAGTCCAGCTGCTGCAACTGCAGCGCCTACTGCCGCAACATCGGCGGGGAAGCCTCAGCACTGAAGTCGCTGCGGTCCTTCTTCACGGAAGGCGTGGTTCCCGGGCCACGCCTTTTCACTCGCTTCCCCTTCACACCGGCGGAATCTGATAGGACTCCAGGACCTTGATGTAATTGGCCCGCTCGTAGGCGGTGGGATTGGCGATCCGGTCATGGCTCATGATTCCCTTGAGCAGGGCGACCGATGCAAACTCGTGAGCTTCCATCCAGTGCTCGAGTCCTTTCACGAGCACCGCGGCGTAGCTGGGTCCGTGTCGCAGCAGGGCCGATGTGGTCATGACGGCATCGGCCCCCGCAAGCAGATATTTGACGACCTCGCCGGCGCCGGCGACGCCGGTCGTGGCGCCCAACGAAAGGCCGATCCTGCCGTGCAGCAGGGCGATCCAGAGCAAAGGCAGGCGTATTTCGCCTGGGTTGCTCAGTTCCAGCGCGGGGTGGACCTCCAGTCGTTCGATGTCGACGTCCGGCTGGTAGAAACGGTTGAACAGCACCAGCGCGTCGGCGCCGGCGCGTTCGAGGCGCATGGCCATGTGGGTCATGGCGCTGAAAAACGGGCTGAGCTTCAAGGCGACGGGGATGCGTACCGCCGACTTGACCGCCGTCAGGATGTCGACATGGCGCTGCTCGATTTCGCTGCTGGAGATGGCGGGATCGGTTTCGATGCCGTAGATGTTGAGCTCCAGGCCATGGGCACCGGCCTGTTCGATTTGTCGTGCATAGTCGAGCCAGCCTTCGTCGCTCACGCAGTTCAAGCTGGCGATCACCGGAATGTCGACGGCATCGACTGCCCGCCGGATCAGATCGAGA
This genomic window contains:
- a CDS encoding ComEA family DNA-binding protein, with the translated sequence MKKLCALLLFMFFSLAAWAEPLDINTATAEEIAATMTGVGKAKAEAIVKDREAHGNFKSVDDLKRVKGIKEGILAKNRDKITVKGEAVASPVPAVASPAAATAAPTAATSAGKPQH
- a CDS encoding dihydroorotate dehydrogenase-like protein; the protein is MDLSTSYMGLTLKHPVVASASPLSESLHGIRRLEDGGVAAMVLFSLFEEQIRQENATFSHLLTSGSESFAESLSYFPTAADYHAGPDRYLDLIRRAVDAVDIPVIASLNCVSDEGWLDYARQIEQAGAHGLELNIYGIETDPAISSSEIEQRHVDILTAVKSAVRIPVALKLSPFFSAMTHMAMRLERAGADALVLFNRFYQPDVDIERLEVHPALELSNPGEIRLPLLWIALLHGRIGLSLGATTGVAGAGEVVKYLLAGADAVMTTSALLRHGPSYAAVLVKGLEHWMEAHEFASVALLKGIMSHDRIANPTAYERANYIKVLESYQIPPV